GCTGCCATCAGGATTGCGCATCAGCTCGCAGTTGCCGTGGTCGGCGGTGATGAAGAGCTTGCCGCCGAGTTCCAGCACCTTTTCCACGATCAAGCGCACGCCCAGGTCGATGGTCTCGCAGGCATGAATGCCCGCCTCGACGATGCCGGTGTGGCCCACCATGTCCGGATTGGCGTAATTCATGATGACGAGGTCGTACTTCTCCAGACGGCGCAGCACTTCAAAGGTGAGATCCGGTGCGCTCATCTGCGGCTTCTTGTCATAGGTGGGCACTTCCTTGGGGCTGATCGCCAGATAACGGTCCTCGCCCGGATTCGGCTCCTCCACGCCGCTATTGAAGAAGAAGGTCACATGAGGGTACTTCTCCGTCTCAGCAGCACGCAGTTGGGTCAGCCCTGCGGCGGCCACCACCTGGCCCAGGTTGTTGTTCAGGCTCTCAGTGCCGAAGATCACACGTGCGCCCAGCGCGGTGTAGTTGGCGTCGTACTCGGTCAGCGTGTAGTAGCCGGTCTTCGGAGTCACCTCGCGGTCAAAGCCGTCAAAGCCGGACTTCAGGAAGGCATCGCTCAGCTGGCGGGCGCGGTCGGCGCGGAAGTTGAACCACAGGATCACATCGCCATCGCGGATGCGCTGCTCGTTCGCGTTGGAGAAGATCATGGGCTGCATGAACTCATCTCCACGCGGGTCTTTCGGATACGCGGCCTTCACGGCCTCGCTGGGCAGATCGTTGCGCACTTCACCACGGCCGAGCACGATGGCGTCCCATGCCAGCTTGTTGCGCTCCCAGCGCTTGTCACGGTCCATGGCGTAGTAGCGGCCGATCACCGTGGCGATCTTGGCACCGCTGGGGGCCAGGTCCTTTTCCAGCTTGGCCATGTAGGCAGCACCACCGGTGGGGGAGGTGTCGCGGCCGTCGGTGATCGCATGCACCATCAGGTCACTCACGCCTGCGGCCTTGGCGGCATCGCACAGCGCCACGAGGTGGTCCTGGTGGGAGTGCACTCCGCCATCGCTGATCAGTCCCAGGAAATGCAGGCGCTTGCCCTTGGCTTTTTCAAAGGCCTCCACCAGCACCGGCATCTTGGCCAGTTCGCCGTCGCGGATGCACTTGTTGATGCGGGTCAGGTCCTGATAGACGATGCGGCCCGCACCGAGGTTCAGGTGGCCCACTTCGCTGTTGCCCATCTGGCCGTCAGGCAGGCCCACGTCCTCGCCGCTGGCGCTCACGGTGCCCATCGGGTAGGTGGCATACAGGCGATCATGGAAGGGGGTGCGTGCCAGCAGGGTGGCGTCGCCATTGGCTTCAGCTTGGGCTTTACCGCCGGGGTTGATGCCCCAGCCGTCACGGATGATCAGAACAACAGGTTTTTTGGTCATGGATAAGTGGTCAATGGGTCAAAGCCGGGGCGGCGTCAAGGGCGGCATCGTGGCAGCACCGCCCCCCAGGTGGGCTAAAAAAGGAGCACTCTTTTGACCACCCTCACCATTTCTTGCCTAAATCCCAGCCCTCCCCCCAGCCCGGATCGTCAGAAGATTTGCGCTCCGGCCCGACTGAGGGTATAAAAGGCCGCCCTTTCCCCGATACAGCCGTCATTCTCTCCATGACTTCCGGACTGAGACTCACCTTCCCCAAAGCCGTCATCGCCACCCTGGCACTCGCCATGGCCACGACGCCGTTTGACGTGACGCGTGCAGACGATGAGAAGCCCGGCTTCTTCAAAAAGATCTTCGGCGGTGGCAGCAAGACCGAAACCCCGCCCGAGCCGGAAAAGAAACCCGCGCCCAAGCCTGAGACGGAGAGCAAGCCGAAGCCCAAGGCCAAGCCCGCTCCAGAGCCCGAGAAGACCACCTCCAGCAAGAAGGCCGAGACCGGCAAAGCACCCCGCGTCATCATCACCACCACCGGCGGCAAGAAGGTCGAGATCGGCAAGAAATCCACACCGTCCAAAAGCACCCCCAAGAAGGAGGTCGCCAAGACGGAGACTCCCAAGTCCACCCCCGCTCCCCAACCCAAGGAGGAGCCCATCAAGGATGTGACGAAAAGCGCCGCCAGAGACGGCGACTCCAACGCCATGAAGGGCGAGTTCAAGGAGGACGATGACGACAAGCCCGCACCGGCAGACAAGTCCAAGACCGTGGAAGTCCTGCCCGCCAACGGCGGCTGGGAGATCATCAAGATCGGCGGGCGCGACTACGTCACCGCCGAAAGCATCCGCAATTTCTACAACCCCGTTTACGGCTTCACCACCTTCCGCATTCAGGGCACGCACTTCTGGCTCGGCTCCTCCAAGCTCATCCTTAAGGCGCAGATCGGCTCCCAGGAGATGCTGATCAACAACATCAAGTTCATCCTCAGCTTCCCCGTGCAGGAGTACAATGGCAAGGTGCTCTTCTCCCGCCTGGATCTCTGCAAGCTCATCGACCCCGTCCTCTACCCCAGCCACATCCAGAATGCCGAGTACTTCGACACGGTGGTTGTTGATGCAGGCCACGGCGGCCACGATGCCGGTGCACGCGGCGTTTACGGCTACGAAAAGGACTTCGCCCTCAAGATGGCCATGACCGTGCGCACAGCCCTCATGCAGCGCGGCTTCAAGGTCATCCTCACCCGTGCCAACGACACCTTCATCTCCCTCGGTGGTCGCGTCGCCATCGCCAATCAGACCCCCAAGAGCATCTTCATCAGCCTGCACTTCAATTCCGCCAGCACCTCCGCCAACGGCATCGAAACCTGGGCGCTGACTCCTCAAAACGCAGCCGCCACCATCAGCCGCGGCGGTGGTTACAATCTCAACGGCGTCACTGGCAACAAGCAGGACTCCGCCAACATCGCCCTCGCCACCGCCGTGCACGCCAGCGTGATCAGCCGCTTCAAGTTTGTCGATCGCGGCATCAAGCGCGCCCAGTGGAGCGTGCTCACCGGCTGCAAGCGCCCCGGCATCCTCTTTGAAGGCGGCTTCGTCACCAACGGCCCCGAGTGCCAGCTCATCGCCTCAGACACCTACCGCCAGCAGGTTTCCGCCGCCATCGGCGATGCCGTGCTCAA
The sequence above is drawn from the Prosthecobacter vanneervenii genome and encodes:
- the gpmI gene encoding 2,3-bisphosphoglycerate-independent phosphoglycerate mutase, producing MTKKPVVLIIRDGWGINPGGKAQAEANGDATLLARTPFHDRLYATYPMGTVSASGEDVGLPDGQMGNSEVGHLNLGAGRIVYQDLTRINKCIRDGELAKMPVLVEAFEKAKGKRLHFLGLISDGGVHSHQDHLVALCDAAKAAGVSDLMVHAITDGRDTSPTGGAAYMAKLEKDLAPSGAKIATVIGRYYAMDRDKRWERNKLAWDAIVLGRGEVRNDLPSEAVKAAYPKDPRGDEFMQPMIFSNANEQRIRDGDVILWFNFRADRARQLSDAFLKSGFDGFDREVTPKTGYYTLTEYDANYTALGARVIFGTESLNNNLGQVVAAAGLTQLRAAETEKYPHVTFFFNSGVEEPNPGEDRYLAISPKEVPTYDKKPQMSAPDLTFEVLRRLEKYDLVIMNYANPDMVGHTGIVEAGIHACETIDLGVRLIVEKVLELGGKLFITADHGNCELMRNPDGSPNTAHTTNLVHGIYVSADSADYTVANGRLADIAPTLLDMLGVKQPAEMTGQSLLVRK
- a CDS encoding N-acetylmuramoyl-L-alanine amidase family protein, with translation MTSGLRLTFPKAVIATLALAMATTPFDVTRADDEKPGFFKKIFGGGSKTETPPEPEKKPAPKPETESKPKPKAKPAPEPEKTTSSKKAETGKAPRVIITTTGGKKVEIGKKSTPSKSTPKKEVAKTETPKSTPAPQPKEEPIKDVTKSAARDGDSNAMKGEFKEDDDDKPAPADKSKTVEVLPANGGWEIIKIGGRDYVTAESIRNFYNPVYGFTTFRIQGTHFWLGSSKLILKAQIGSQEMLINNIKFILSFPVQEYNGKVLFSRLDLCKLIDPVLYPSHIQNAEYFDTVVVDAGHGGHDAGARGVYGYEKDFALKMAMTVRTALMQRGFKVILTRANDTFISLGGRVAIANQTPKSIFISLHFNSASTSANGIETWALTPQNAAATISRGGGYNLNGVTGNKQDSANIALATAVHASVISRFKFVDRGIKRAQWSVLTGCKRPGILFEGGFVTNGPECQLIASDTYRQQVSAAIGDAVLNYRKALESAMAKR